In the Natrinema amylolyticum genome, one interval contains:
- a CDS encoding glutamate-cysteine ligase family protein codes for MNTSLEVEYWVVDGDGDLVAPDTLLDVSDQVDPEFVEPMLEIKTTPCGSMAELREELLGRIERVVDAARDQDKRLVPLATPLYASPDEIPYRDKESTDLQRRIVGPAFDDARVCAGTHIHFEQSNVVDQLNALTALDPAFALVNSSAHYRGERILECARPYLYRRSCYETCPEQGQLRPYVDSVAEWDRRLEDAYDGFRERALERGVDPDAFDDEFDPYEAAWNPVRLRRAMPTVEWRSPDAALPSQVLRLADEVRSIVGRADAHGTVVDGSGRPTESDAIIDSNAPSDEPLRLPAFDTVESIADGAIRDGLENRAVRRYLRGLGFTPSAYDPLADRVTDSQLPKRRAKRVRLRAADRLEADLERRRVRA; via the coding sequence ATGAACACAAGCCTCGAGGTGGAGTACTGGGTCGTCGACGGCGACGGCGATCTGGTCGCACCCGATACACTGCTCGACGTCTCGGATCAGGTCGATCCGGAGTTCGTCGAGCCGATGCTCGAGATCAAGACAACCCCGTGCGGATCGATGGCCGAACTCCGCGAGGAGCTGCTCGGTCGGATCGAACGCGTCGTGGACGCGGCGCGCGATCAGGACAAGCGACTCGTCCCGCTGGCGACGCCGCTGTACGCCTCGCCCGACGAGATTCCCTACCGTGACAAGGAGAGCACCGACCTCCAGCGCCGGATCGTCGGGCCCGCCTTCGACGACGCCCGCGTCTGTGCCGGCACCCACATTCACTTCGAACAGTCAAACGTCGTCGACCAACTCAACGCCCTGACGGCGCTTGACCCGGCCTTCGCGCTCGTCAACAGTTCGGCCCACTACCGCGGCGAACGCATCCTCGAGTGCGCCCGACCGTACCTCTACCGGCGCTCGTGTTACGAGACCTGCCCCGAACAGGGCCAGCTCCGGCCCTACGTCGACAGCGTCGCCGAGTGGGACCGGCGACTTGAGGACGCCTACGACGGGTTTCGCGAGCGCGCGCTCGAGCGCGGCGTCGACCCCGACGCGTTCGACGACGAGTTCGACCCCTACGAGGCGGCCTGGAACCCCGTCCGACTGCGAAGAGCGATGCCGACCGTCGAGTGGCGCTCGCCCGACGCGGCCCTGCCGAGTCAGGTGCTCCGACTCGCGGACGAGGTGCGATCGATCGTCGGCCGCGCGGACGCCCACGGAACGGTGGTCGACGGCTCGGGACGGCCGACGGAGTCCGACGCGATCATCGATTCGAACGCGCCTTCCGACGAGCCGCTCCGCCTCCCCGCGTTCGACACCGTCGAGTCGATCGCCGACGGGGCAATCCGCGACGGACTCGAGAATCGGGCCGTCCGACGCTACCTGCGCGGACTCGGATTCACCCCGTCGGCGTACGACCCGCTCGCCGACCGCGTGACCGACTCGCAGCTTCCCAAACGACGCGCGAAACGAGTGCGACTCCGCGCCGCCGACCGGCTCGAGGCCGACCTCGAGCGGCGCCGCGTTCGCGCCTGA
- a CDS encoding NAD(P)/FAD-dependent oxidoreductase, whose amino-acid sequence MSDEATADDASVIVVGGGPAGLSAALFTAKNGLETTVFDTDGTWMHKAHLFNYLGIGSVGGSEFMATARQQVDDFGVDRRQGEEVTAVSEAGDGFAVETEEGSYEADFVVLATGANRDLAEDLGVAFTEEETVDVGVEMETSVEGAYATGAMVRPEEWQAAIAVGDGAAAGLNILSKVRGEHYHDFDVPADAERVFGELIAE is encoded by the coding sequence ATGAGCGACGAAGCGACTGCGGACGACGCGTCAGTGATCGTTGTCGGCGGCGGCCCCGCCGGACTGAGTGCGGCCCTCTTTACCGCGAAGAACGGCCTCGAGACGACGGTGTTCGACACCGACGGAACCTGGATGCACAAGGCCCACCTGTTCAACTACCTCGGCATCGGCTCGGTCGGCGGCAGCGAGTTCATGGCGACGGCCCGCCAGCAGGTCGACGACTTCGGCGTCGATCGCCGCCAGGGCGAGGAAGTGACCGCGGTCAGCGAGGCCGGCGACGGCTTCGCGGTCGAGACCGAGGAGGGGAGCTACGAGGCCGACTTCGTCGTCCTCGCGACGGGCGCGAACCGCGACCTCGCGGAGGACCTCGGCGTCGCGTTCACCGAGGAGGAGACCGTCGACGTCGGCGTCGAGATGGAAACCAGCGTCGAGGGTGCCTACGCGACCGGCGCGATGGTCCGACCCGAGGAGTGGCAGGCCGCGATCGCCGTCGGCGACGGTGCCGCCGCGGGACTTAACATCCTGTCGAAAGTACGTGGAGAACACTACCACGACTTCGACGTTCCCGCGGACGCCGAGCGCGTCTTCGGCGAACTGATCGCGGAGTAA
- a CDS encoding VOC family protein — protein MSNESQNPVTPELPDSPVHTTGTDHITIWGSNEADTIEFYQDLLGMPLVLRQPNLDDPSQTHLFFDTGDGRILTFFVSDDRPSNRRGQRGGTGAVHHLCFSVDPDDYEDTMRALEEAGHQYNVFDRGIFHSIYTTDNNGLVIELSTDKYEVPDDRRGEVLAKAQELREEDGAEYAKDEHLRGAIEALGLELIEHDLPDADTGVGGVQ, from the coding sequence ATGTCTAACGAATCACAGAACCCAGTCACGCCGGAGCTACCCGACAGCCCCGTCCACACGACGGGCACCGATCACATCACCATCTGGGGAAGCAACGAGGCCGACACGATCGAGTTCTACCAGGACCTGCTCGGCATGCCGCTCGTGCTCCGTCAGCCGAACCTCGACGATCCCTCGCAGACGCACCTGTTCTTCGACACGGGCGACGGTCGCATCCTCACCTTCTTCGTCAGCGACGACCGCCCGTCGAACCGGCGCGGCCAGCGCGGCGGGACGGGTGCCGTCCACCACCTCTGTTTCAGCGTCGACCCCGACGACTACGAGGACACGATGCGGGCCCTCGAGGAGGCGGGCCACCAGTACAACGTCTTCGACCGGGGCATCTTCCACTCGATCTACACCACGGACAACAACGGCCTCGTCATCGAACTTTCGACGGACAAGTACGAGGTCCCGGACGACCGCCGCGGCGAAGTGCTCGCCAAGGCACAGGAGCTCCGCGAGGAAGACGGCGCCGAGTACGCCAAGGACGAGCACCTCCGCGGTGCGATCGAGGCGCTCGGCCTCGAACTGATCGAACACGATCTCCCTGACGCCGACACCGGCGTCGGTGGTGTCCAATGA
- a CDS encoding dienelactone hydrolase family protein, with translation MSADDRVDGPHQDQQLVTGGTDLAEAEAALVLTHGRGAAARGMIQMANEVHREGVAFLAPQAARRTWYPNSFLEPVERNEPGRSSGLQAISDAIGEADDAGIPTERIMLIGFSQGACLASEYLARNPRRYGGLAALSGGLIGEELDDEYPGDLEGTPVFLGCSDVDPHIPEERVHDTAAVFEDMNADVTKRLYEGMGHGINEDEMEFVSEMVAALVDA, from the coding sequence ATGAGCGCGGACGACCGCGTCGACGGTCCCCATCAGGACCAGCAGCTCGTCACCGGCGGGACCGACCTCGCGGAGGCCGAGGCGGCGCTCGTGCTCACCCACGGTCGCGGCGCGGCCGCTCGCGGGATGATCCAGATGGCGAACGAGGTCCATCGGGAGGGCGTCGCCTTCCTCGCTCCGCAGGCGGCCCGCCGGACCTGGTACCCGAACTCGTTTCTCGAGCCCGTCGAGCGCAACGAGCCCGGTCGATCATCGGGCCTGCAGGCCATCAGTGACGCGATCGGCGAGGCCGACGACGCCGGCATCCCGACCGAGCGGATCATGCTGATCGGCTTCTCGCAGGGGGCCTGTCTCGCGAGCGAGTACCTCGCCCGCAACCCGCGGCGCTACGGCGGCCTCGCCGCTCTGAGCGGTGGACTCATCGGTGAGGAACTGGACGACGAGTATCCGGGTGACCTCGAGGGGACGCCGGTCTTCCTCGGCTGTAGCGACGTCGACCCGCACATTCCCGAAGAGCGGGTCCACGACACGGCCGCCGTCTTCGAAGACATGAACGCCGACGTGACGAAGCGGCTCTACGAGGGGATGGGCCACGGCATCAACGAGGACGAGATGGAGTTCGTCTCCGAGATGGTCGCGGCTCTGGTCGACGCTTGA
- a CDS encoding universal stress protein, with translation MAILVAYDGSEPAQEAVEHAFTTYPDEEIVLLRVIEAADGSTEAGLKIVQEMLREQEEEVSEEFPEEIAEIVSDPDREFRTETAVGKPAREVVSFAADHDEIEHIVIGSHGRSGLSRVLLGSVAETIVRRAPVPVTVIR, from the coding sequence ATGGCGATACTCGTGGCCTACGACGGCTCGGAACCCGCACAGGAGGCGGTCGAACACGCGTTTACCACGTATCCCGACGAGGAGATCGTCCTGCTGCGCGTCATCGAAGCGGCGGACGGCTCCACGGAGGCCGGTCTCAAGATCGTCCAGGAGATGCTTCGAGAACAAGAGGAGGAGGTCTCCGAGGAGTTTCCCGAAGAGATCGCGGAGATCGTCAGCGATCCCGACCGCGAGTTTCGGACCGAAACCGCCGTCGGGAAGCCCGCGCGCGAGGTCGTCTCGTTCGCAGCGGACCACGACGAGATCGAGCACATCGTCATCGGGAGCCACGGCCGCTCCGGACTCTCCCGCGTCCTGCTCGGGAGCGTCGCCGAAACGATCGTCCGTCGCGCCCCCGTCCCGGTGACCGTTATTCGCTGA
- a CDS encoding cupredoxin domain-containing protein, translated as MLQLTGGTTIVGLAGCSGTRSNGDDEHPDDGHDHGDDGHEGGGHEHDADIGDPSDSATVSMITTDDGDHFDPHVVWVESGGSVSWTNESGSHSTTAYHTANDEPGLVPEGAAEWDSGVLSEQGAAFDHTFETEGVYHYFCTPHETSGMIGSVIVGRPDPHEQPALADPPSDKPEAVRGKLTKLNERIRDALGHTH; from the coding sequence GTGCTCCAACTGACCGGCGGAACGACGATCGTGGGTCTCGCCGGCTGCTCCGGAACCAGGTCGAACGGTGACGACGAACATCCCGACGATGGACACGATCACGGCGATGACGGCCACGAGGGTGGTGGGCACGAACACGATGCAGACATCGGTGACCCGTCCGACTCCGCAACCGTGTCGATGATCACGACGGACGATGGCGATCACTTCGATCCGCACGTCGTCTGGGTAGAGTCCGGCGGCAGCGTCAGTTGGACCAACGAGAGCGGCAGTCATTCCACCACCGCCTATCACACGGCGAACGACGAACCGGGACTCGTCCCCGAGGGGGCAGCCGAGTGGGACAGCGGCGTCCTCTCGGAACAGGGAGCCGCGTTCGATCACACGTTCGAGACCGAGGGCGTCTACCACTACTTCTGCACTCCCCACGAAACGTCCGGGATGATCGGCAGCGTCATCGTCGGCCGGCCCGACCCGCACGAACAGCCCGCGCTCGCCGATCCTCCCTCCGACAAACCCGAAGCCGTTCGCGGAAAGCTGACGAAGCTGAACGAGCGGATCAGGGACGCGCTCGGCCACACTCACTAG
- a CDS encoding aminopeptidase: MDPRIREHAEIIADHSVDLEEGDNVVVDAHPVAEDLVVALHEVIGDRGANPITTSQRTGKRQQRAYLRSSDGEFDTPEHELALIQNTDVYIAIRATDNVTQTSDVDPEVSAAHQQAHRPILEERLSKRWCLTQYPAPANAQLAEMSTEGYENFVWDAVNKDWDEQREHQANMVEIMDPAEEIRIKSGDTTDVTMSIEDNPTLNDHGEHNLPGGEVFTAPQPDSVEGEVLFDMPLYHQGREITDVYLEFEGGEVVQHSAAKNEDVLTEVLNTDEGARRLGELGIGMNRDIDQFTYNMLFDEKMGDTVHMAVGRAYDDTVGEGNEANDSAVHVDMIVDMSEDSFIEVDGEVVQRDGTFRFEDGFEE, encoded by the coding sequence ATGGACCCGCGAATCCGCGAACACGCCGAGATCATCGCTGACCACTCGGTCGACCTGGAGGAAGGCGACAACGTCGTCGTCGATGCCCATCCCGTCGCCGAGGACTTGGTCGTCGCCCTCCACGAAGTGATCGGCGATCGGGGCGCGAACCCGATCACGACGAGCCAGCGAACCGGGAAACGACAGCAGCGGGCGTATCTGCGCTCATCTGATGGCGAGTTCGACACGCCGGAACACGAACTCGCGCTCATCCAGAACACGGACGTCTACATCGCCATCCGCGCGACGGACAACGTCACTCAGACCAGCGACGTCGACCCCGAGGTCAGCGCGGCCCACCAGCAGGCGCACCGCCCCATTCTCGAGGAGCGCCTCTCCAAGCGCTGGTGTCTCACGCAGTACCCCGCGCCGGCCAACGCCCAGCTCGCCGAGATGAGCACGGAGGGCTACGAGAACTTCGTCTGGGACGCCGTCAACAAGGACTGGGACGAACAGCGCGAGCACCAGGCGAACATGGTCGAGATCATGGACCCGGCCGAGGAGATCCGGATCAAGAGCGGCGACACGACCGACGTGACGATGTCCATCGAAGACAACCCGACGCTGAACGACCACGGCGAGCATAACCTCCCCGGCGGCGAGGTCTTCACCGCGCCCCAGCCCGACAGCGTCGAGGGCGAGGTCCTGTTCGACATGCCGCTGTACCATCAGGGTCGGGAGATCACCGACGTCTACCTCGAGTTCGAGGGCGGCGAAGTGGTTCAGCACTCGGCGGCGAAAAACGAGGACGTCCTCACGGAGGTCCTCAACACGGACGAGGGCGCGCGCCGACTCGGCGAACTGGGCATCGGGATGAACCGCGACATCGACCAGTTCACCTACAACATGCTGTTCGACGAGAAGATGGGCGATACGGTCCACATGGCCGTCGGCCGCGCCTACGACGACACCGTCGGCGAGGGCAACGAGGCCAACGACTCCGCCGTGCACGTCGACATGATCGTCGATATGAGTGAAGATTCGTTCATCGAAGTCGACGGCGAAGTGGTGCAGCGAGACGGGACGTTCCGATTCGAGGACGGGTTCGAAGAGTAA
- a CDS encoding threonine aldolase family protein: protein MIDLRSDTVTTPDEVMREAAATADVGDDVYGEDPTVAELEARVADRLGTEAALYFPTGTMANQTAARVHTERGQEVIADRQSHVVKYELGGMAQHAGLQVRMLDADRGVPSPERIAAATVEEDLHRPETGLLCLENTHNARGGLAIDPDAIAAAAAAARERDVPVHLDGARLFNAAIALDVPVTDLTEPVDSVMVSLSKGLGAPVGSVLAGSEAFIERARRTRKLFGGGMRQAGIIAGPALEALSNVDDLETDHENARLLAAGMAAVDGFDVRDPETNIVLADVSGTGLEPSTVVERLAERDVLATPFGPTTVRFCTHRDIDREAVDRALERLDAAFA, encoded by the coding sequence ATGATCGATCTGCGCTCCGATACCGTCACGACGCCCGACGAGGTGATGCGCGAGGCCGCTGCGACCGCCGACGTCGGCGACGACGTCTACGGCGAGGACCCGACCGTAGCCGAACTCGAGGCCCGCGTCGCCGACCGGTTGGGAACCGAGGCGGCACTGTACTTCCCGACGGGGACGATGGCGAACCAGACCGCTGCCCGTGTCCACACCGAGCGCGGGCAGGAGGTGATCGCCGACCGACAGAGCCACGTCGTGAAGTACGAACTCGGCGGGATGGCCCAGCACGCGGGGCTACAGGTACGGATGCTCGACGCCGACCGCGGGGTTCCCTCGCCGGAGCGGATTGCAGCAGCGACGGTCGAGGAGGACCTGCATCGTCCCGAGACCGGCCTGCTCTGTCTCGAGAACACGCACAACGCTCGCGGCGGGCTCGCGATCGACCCCGACGCGATCGCGGCGGCGGCCGCGGCGGCCCGCGAACGCGACGTCCCGGTGCATCTCGACGGCGCGAGGCTGTTCAACGCCGCGATAGCGCTCGACGTCCCGGTCACCGACCTCACCGAGCCCGTCGACTCCGTCATGGTCTCCCTCTCGAAAGGGCTCGGCGCGCCCGTCGGCTCGGTGCTCGCCGGGAGCGAGGCGTTCATCGAGCGCGCCCGTCGCACGCGAAAGCTGTTCGGCGGCGGCATGCGCCAGGCCGGAATCATCGCGGGGCCGGCGCTCGAGGCCCTTTCGAACGTCGACGACCTCGAAACGGATCACGAGAACGCGCGCCTGCTCGCTGCGGGGATGGCCGCCGTCGACGGGTTCGACGTGCGAGATCCGGAGACGAACATCGTCCTCGCAGACGTGTCGGGAACGGGGCTCGAGCCCTCGACCGTCGTCGAGCGACTCGCGGAACGGGACGTGTTGGCGACGCCCTTCGGCCCGACGACGGTCCGGTTCTGTACGCACCGCGACATCGATCGCGAGGCCGTGGATCGGGCGCTCGAACGGCTCGACGCCGCGTTCGCCTGA
- a CDS encoding metallophosphoesterase — protein sequence MIAIFSDTHSSGGHELEGDALTAAREAETVVHAGDFTSETALEGFRKESDRLFAVHGNADSAAVRDRLPTARVVEAGGVRFAVTHRRDGGETGLAMFGRSRGADVVVFGHSHRPTVVETEDVQLLNPGSHADPRGNRPGFVVLEESEDGGLAGEIREPDGTVIETVRIPGSNGDVDAGR from the coding sequence ATGATCGCGATCTTCTCGGACACGCACAGTAGCGGCGGTCACGAACTCGAGGGCGACGCGCTGACTGCGGCCCGCGAGGCCGAGACCGTCGTCCACGCGGGCGATTTCACGAGCGAGACGGCGCTCGAGGGGTTCCGGAAAGAGAGCGACCGCCTGTTCGCGGTCCACGGCAACGCCGACAGCGCGGCGGTACGCGACCGCCTGCCAACGGCTCGCGTCGTCGAGGCGGGCGGCGTCCGGTTCGCCGTCACTCACCGACGCGACGGCGGTGAGACGGGACTCGCGATGTTCGGTCGCTCGCGTGGGGCCGACGTCGTCGTCTTCGGGCACAGCCACCGGCCGACGGTCGTCGAGACCGAGGACGTTCAGTTGCTCAACCCCGGCAGCCACGCCGATCCGCGCGGGAATCGACCTGGCTTCGTCGTGCTCGAGGAGTCCGAGGACGGCGGCCTCGCCGGCGAGATTCGCGAACCGGACGGGACGGTCATCGAAACGGTCCGGATTCCGGGGAGCAACGGGGACGTCGACGCAGGACGGTGA
- a CDS encoding cation diffusion facilitator family transporter, whose product MASSTSVVLAALFANGAIAILKFVGFTLTGSPAMLSETYHSISDTGNQVFLLVGIKYGAQEATRSHPFGHGKAQFFYSLLVSIMLFGIAGWASARHGYSALQEGGVHRASEDVTLLGAQFDPIFVNYAVLLGAILFESYALWKAYQGISRQMDEHDWTTLREAFKKTSDVTTLTALTEDSIALAGAGIALFGVYLTRTTGNPMYDAGSALIIGIMLMGFALALGWQNKRLILGESLAKDDEDELRRIVTDWDGVTELVDLRTVYFGAEELLLTADVAFEPGLDAETINERITQIELALMEHDDQIQKVYIEPET is encoded by the coding sequence ATGGCCAGTAGCACTTCCGTCGTGCTCGCCGCACTGTTCGCGAACGGCGCGATCGCGATTCTCAAATTCGTCGGGTTCACACTCACCGGGAGTCCCGCCATGCTGTCGGAGACGTACCACTCGATCTCGGACACGGGGAATCAGGTCTTCCTGTTGGTCGGGATCAAGTACGGTGCACAGGAGGCCACGCGGAGCCACCCGTTCGGCCACGGCAAGGCGCAGTTCTTCTACAGCCTGCTCGTGAGCATCATGCTCTTTGGCATCGCCGGCTGGGCGAGCGCCAGACACGGCTACAGCGCGCTGCAGGAGGGCGGCGTCCATCGGGCCAGCGAGGACGTCACGCTGCTCGGCGCACAGTTCGACCCCATCTTCGTCAACTACGCCGTGTTGCTCGGCGCGATCCTCTTCGAGTCCTATGCGCTCTGGAAGGCCTACCAGGGGATCAGTCGCCAGATGGACGAGCACGACTGGACGACCCTCCGCGAGGCGTTCAAAAAGACCAGCGACGTGACGACGCTGACCGCGCTCACCGAGGACTCCATCGCGCTCGCCGGTGCGGGAATCGCCCTCTTCGGGGTGTATCTCACCCGGACCACCGGAAACCCGATGTACGACGCCGGTTCGGCCCTCATCATCGGGATCATGCTCATGGGCTTCGCCCTCGCGCTCGGCTGGCAGAACAAGCGACTCATTCTCGGGGAGAGCCTCGCGAAAGACGACGAGGACGAACTCCGGCGGATCGTCACCGACTGGGACGGCGTCACCGAACTCGTCGACCTCCGAACCGTCTACTTCGGAGCCGAGGAACTGCTCCTCACGGCCGACGTGGCGTTCGAACCCGGTCTCGACGCCGAGACGATCAACGAACGCATCACGCAGATCGAACTCGCGCTGATGGAGCACGACGATCAGATCCAGAAGGTCTACATCGAACCCGAGACGTAG